A window of Hymenobacter aerilatus contains these coding sequences:
- a CDS encoding ABC transporter ATP-binding protein — MQPILEALNVRKAYAQHTALDGVSLAIPEGSIFGLLGPNGAGKTSLIRIITQITAADEGEIRFRGQKLNPEHIAQIGYLPEERGLYKKMKVGEQLLYLARLRGLSRADATQRIKNWLTRFDIKPWAEKNVEDLSKGMQQKVQFIATVLHEPSLIILDEPFSGFDPINANLIKDEILELRQRGATIIFSTHRMESVEEMCDSIALINRSRKVLDGTVTDIRDAFKTQTYVVEGKGRLMVLHPDFEVLEHKERENGFFQDRIRLHAGTTPNDLLRYLIGNVEVHAFREQIPSINEIFIRRVRETMPETLVELEESSN; from the coding sequence GTGCAACCTATACTCGAAGCGCTGAACGTACGCAAGGCCTACGCCCAGCATACTGCACTGGACGGGGTGAGCCTAGCCATTCCGGAAGGCAGCATCTTTGGATTGCTGGGTCCCAACGGTGCCGGCAAAACCTCGCTCATCCGCATCATCACCCAGATTACGGCCGCTGATGAGGGCGAAATACGGTTTCGCGGTCAAAAGCTGAACCCTGAGCACATTGCCCAGATCGGCTACCTACCCGAGGAGCGCGGCCTCTACAAGAAGATGAAGGTAGGCGAGCAGCTGCTGTACCTGGCCCGCCTGCGCGGTCTGAGCCGGGCAGATGCTACGCAGCGTATCAAGAACTGGCTCACACGCTTCGACATCAAGCCCTGGGCCGAGAAAAACGTGGAAGACCTCAGCAAAGGCATGCAGCAAAAGGTGCAGTTCATTGCCACGGTGCTGCACGAGCCCAGCCTAATCATCCTCGATGAGCCCTTCTCCGGCTTCGATCCTATCAACGCTAACCTAATTAAAGACGAGATTTTAGAGCTGCGCCAGCGTGGAGCCACTATTATTTTCTCTACCCACCGCATGGAGTCGGTAGAAGAAATGTGTGATAGCATTGCCCTGATCAACCGCTCGCGCAAGGTGCTGGACGGTACCGTGACGGACATCCGCGACGCGTTCAAAACCCAGACCTACGTGGTGGAAGGTAAGGGCCGCCTGATGGTACTGCACCCCGACTTTGAGGTGCTGGAGCACAAAGAGCGCGAAAACGGCTTTTTCCAGGACCGCATCCGACTACACGCCGGCACAACCCCCAACGACTTGCTGCGCTACCTCATCGGCAACGTGGAGGTGCACGCCTTCCGGGAGCAGATTCCGAGCATCAACGAAATCTTTATCCGGCGGGTGCGCGAAACAATGCCCGAAACGCTGGTGGAACTGGAAGAAAGTAGCAACTAA
- a CDS encoding helical backbone metal receptor has protein sequence MQLPTIHSLPLTVTDQLGRRVVVPFPPQRIVSLVPSQTELLFDLGLSERVVGVTKFCIHPPEARQSAVVIGGTKNFDFEKIAALQPDLILGNKEENYREGIEELAASYPVWISDIATLFDALTMIRQVGLLTGTAARATALATEIENSFASLSATQPPLPTAYFIWRKPYMVAAANTFIDDILRRAGFVNIFAGQQRYPKITPAQLAAAQPQQILLSSEPYPFREKHLEEFRILCPTATVRLVDGELFSWYGSRLRYSAAYLRQLAIGS, from the coding sequence ATGCAGCTTCCCACTATACATTCCCTACCCCTCACAGTTACCGATCAGCTAGGTCGGCGCGTGGTGGTACCGTTTCCGCCGCAACGCATTGTATCGCTGGTGCCTTCGCAGACGGAGTTGTTATTTGATTTAGGCCTAAGTGAGCGAGTGGTCGGCGTTACGAAGTTTTGCATTCACCCACCCGAAGCGCGGCAATCGGCCGTGGTTATCGGGGGCACCAAAAATTTCGATTTTGAGAAGATTGCAGCTTTGCAGCCTGACCTGATTCTTGGGAATAAGGAAGAGAACTATCGGGAAGGCATAGAGGAACTGGCTGCATCCTACCCTGTCTGGATCAGTGATATTGCTACGCTGTTCGACGCACTTACCATGATTCGACAGGTGGGGCTGCTCACGGGCACCGCTGCCCGCGCCACTGCGCTGGCTACTGAGATTGAGAATTCCTTTGCTTCATTATCAGCTACGCAGCCACCGCTGCCTACCGCCTACTTCATCTGGCGCAAGCCCTATATGGTGGCCGCTGCCAATACGTTTATTGATGATATACTGCGTCGAGCTGGATTCGTGAACATATTTGCTGGGCAGCAGCGCTACCCCAAAATTACCCCTGCCCAACTAGCCGCCGCGCAGCCCCAGCAGATTCTGCTTTCCTCGGAGCCCTACCCCTTCCGGGAAAAGCACCTGGAAGAGTTTCGCATTCTGTGCCCCACTGCTACTGTACGGCTGGTTGATGGGGAGTTGTTTAGCTGGTACGGTAGCCGGCTACGGTACTCAGCAGCGTATTTACGACAACTAGCTATAGGCAGCTAA
- a CDS encoding acyl-CoA carboxylase subunit beta yields MADPHANVHLTKLEILAAKNAEALLGGGQARIDAQHKKGKLTARERLDLLLDEGSFEEIGKFVMHRAKDFGLDKEYYLGDGVVTGYGTVHGRLVYVFSQDFTVFGGSLSETHAEKIVKIMDLAMKNGAPVIGLNDSGGARIQEGVVSLGGYADIFYKNTLASGVVPQLSAVMGPCAGGAVYSPAITDFILMVEDTSYMFVTGPNVVKTVTHETVTSEELGGASTHSTKSGVTHFTAPNEVACIQQLKQLLSYMPQNCEETAPALPYTPADEQRPTLDTIIPDNPNQPYDIREVIEGIVDTDSFLEVHQNFAENIVVGFARLAGRSIGIVGNQPAVLAGVLDINASTKAARFVRFCDAFNIPLLVLEDVPGFLPGTDQEWRGIITNGAKLLYAFCEATVPRVTVITRKAYGGAYDVMNSKHIGADLNYAWPTAEIAVMGAKGAAEIIFRREIAEAENPEAKLQEKVDDYQQKFATPYRAAHRGFVDEVILPSQTRQKLIRAFKMLENKVDQLPRKKHGNIPL; encoded by the coding sequence ATGGCTGATCCGCACGCAAACGTTCATCTTACGAAGTTGGAAATTCTGGCCGCCAAAAACGCTGAGGCGTTGCTCGGTGGTGGTCAGGCTCGCATTGATGCCCAACACAAAAAAGGCAAGCTGACGGCCCGCGAACGGCTGGATTTGTTGCTCGACGAAGGCTCTTTCGAGGAAATCGGGAAGTTTGTGATGCACCGCGCCAAGGACTTCGGGCTGGATAAGGAGTACTATCTCGGCGACGGCGTGGTGACGGGTTACGGCACCGTGCATGGCCGCCTGGTGTACGTTTTTTCTCAGGACTTCACAGTGTTTGGTGGCTCGTTGAGTGAGACTCATGCCGAGAAAATTGTGAAGATTATGGACTTGGCCATGAAGAACGGTGCGCCCGTTATTGGACTGAACGACTCGGGCGGGGCGCGCATTCAGGAGGGGGTAGTGAGCTTGGGCGGCTACGCCGATATCTTCTACAAAAATACGCTGGCCTCGGGGGTAGTGCCCCAATTGTCGGCAGTGATGGGGCCGTGCGCGGGTGGCGCGGTGTATTCGCCAGCCATTACGGATTTTATCCTGATGGTGGAGGACACGAGCTACATGTTTGTGACTGGCCCCAACGTGGTGAAAACCGTGACCCACGAAACCGTGACCAGCGAGGAGTTGGGCGGCGCCAGCACGCACTCCACCAAAAGCGGCGTGACGCATTTCACGGCTCCCAATGAGGTAGCCTGCATTCAACAGCTCAAACAGTTGTTGAGCTACATGCCGCAAAACTGCGAGGAAACCGCGCCAGCCCTACCCTACACCCCAGCCGACGAGCAGCGCCCTACTCTGGACACAATTATCCCCGACAACCCCAATCAGCCCTACGACATTCGGGAGGTGATTGAGGGTATCGTAGACACGGATTCCTTCTTGGAGGTGCACCAGAATTTTGCTGAGAATATTGTGGTAGGCTTCGCCCGGTTGGCAGGCCGCAGTATTGGTATTGTGGGCAACCAGCCAGCCGTGCTGGCAGGCGTACTCGACATCAATGCCTCTACCAAAGCCGCCCGCTTCGTGCGGTTCTGCGACGCGTTTAATATTCCGCTGCTGGTGCTGGAAGACGTGCCCGGTTTCCTACCCGGCACTGATCAGGAATGGCGTGGCATCATTACCAACGGCGCCAAGTTGCTATACGCTTTCTGCGAAGCCACCGTGCCCCGCGTGACGGTAATTACGCGTAAAGCCTACGGCGGTGCCTACGATGTGATGAACAGCAAGCACATCGGCGCCGACCTAAATTACGCTTGGCCTACCGCCGAAATTGCGGTGATGGGCGCCAAGGGAGCTGCCGAAATTATCTTTCGCCGCGAAATTGCTGAGGCTGAAAACCCCGAAGCCAAGCTGCAGGAGAAGGTAGACGATTACCAGCAGAAGTTTGCCACCCCCTACCGCGCCGCGCATCGGGGCTTTGTGGATGAAGTAATCCTACCCTCCCAAACCCGTCAGAAACTGATACGAGCGTTTAAGATGCTCGAAAACAAAGTAGACCAGTTACCACGTAAGAAGCACGGCAATATTCCACTCTGA
- a CDS encoding HesB/IscA family protein: MATAVSTKLAPISLTPRALEEVRTILRDKNVPTEYGLRVGVQGGGCSGLSYLLGFDKAKDADETFDLDGVLLIMDKKHAMYVMGMEVDFQDGLNARGFVFNNPQAKSTCGCGSSFSA, translated from the coding sequence ATGGCTACTGCTGTTTCGACCAAGCTTGCTCCCATCAGCCTCACTCCTCGCGCCCTGGAAGAGGTTCGTACTATTCTCCGCGATAAAAATGTGCCGACTGAGTATGGCCTGCGCGTGGGCGTGCAGGGCGGCGGCTGCTCGGGCTTAAGCTACCTGCTGGGCTTCGACAAAGCCAAGGATGCCGACGAAACCTTCGATCTGGATGGCGTGCTGCTCATCATGGATAAAAAGCATGCCATGTATGTGATGGGTATGGAAGTCGACTTTCAGGACGGTTTGAACGCCCGCGGCTTTGTGTTTAACAACCCTCAGGCCAAGAGCACTTGTGGCTGCGGCTCGTCGTTCTCGGCGTAA
- a CDS encoding M42 family metallopeptidase encodes MRPESFDFLQKYLNNASPTGFEKEGQKLWLDYVRPYVDDYLIDTYGTVVGIINPEAKYKVVIEAHADEISYFVNFITESGYLYLRKNGGSDPLVAPSKRVNIHTAKGIVKAVFGWPAIHVRKVEQDKAPTMETVYLDCGASSKEEVEAMGIHVGSVVTFEDEFMVMNDKYYVGRALDNRVGGFMIAEVARRLKEEGKTLPFGLYIVNSVQEEIGLRGAEMIAHRLQPDVAIITDVTHDTQSPMYEKKTSGDLFCGRGPVVIYGPAVQNNLRDLIIETAQKAEIPFQRAAATRATGTDTDAFAYAGMGVASALISLPLKYMHTTVETVHKDDVENVIKLIYETVLRIEDGHDFRYFK; translated from the coding sequence ATGCGTCCCGAATCTTTCGATTTTCTTCAGAAATACCTCAACAACGCTTCTCCTACTGGCTTCGAAAAGGAAGGCCAGAAACTGTGGCTTGATTACGTGCGGCCTTATGTAGATGACTACCTGATTGACACTTACGGTACGGTGGTCGGCATCATCAACCCCGAAGCCAAATACAAAGTGGTCATTGAGGCCCACGCCGACGAAATCAGCTACTTCGTTAATTTCATCACCGAATCAGGCTATCTGTACTTGCGCAAAAACGGTGGTTCCGACCCGCTGGTGGCACCCAGCAAGCGCGTGAATATCCATACGGCCAAGGGCATTGTGAAGGCTGTGTTCGGCTGGCCGGCCATCCACGTGCGCAAGGTAGAGCAGGACAAAGCGCCTACCATGGAAACCGTGTACCTCGACTGCGGTGCGTCGAGTAAGGAAGAAGTGGAGGCCATGGGCATTCATGTGGGTTCGGTCGTCACGTTTGAGGACGAGTTCATGGTGATGAACGACAAGTACTACGTGGGCCGGGCACTCGACAACCGCGTGGGCGGCTTCATGATTGCCGAAGTGGCTCGCCGCCTGAAAGAAGAAGGCAAAACCCTACCCTTTGGCTTGTACATTGTAAACTCGGTGCAAGAGGAAATTGGGCTGCGTGGGGCCGAGATGATTGCCCACCGCCTGCAACCCGATGTGGCTATCATCACCGATGTAACGCACGACACGCAGTCGCCGATGTACGAGAAGAAAACGTCTGGCGACCTGTTCTGCGGCCGCGGGCCAGTGGTTATTTATGGCCCAGCTGTGCAAAACAACCTGCGTGACTTGATTATCGAAACGGCACAAAAAGCTGAAATCCCATTTCAGCGAGCCGCTGCTACCCGCGCCACGGGTACCGACACCGATGCCTTTGCTTACGCGGGTATGGGTGTAGCTTCGGCGCTTATCTCTCTACCCCTCAAGTATATGCACACCACGGTGGAGACCGTGCACAAAGACGACGTGGAGAACGTCATCAAGCTGATCTACGAAACCGTGTTACGCATCGAAGACGGCCACGATTTCCGGTATTTCAAATAA
- a CDS encoding ABC transporter permease, with protein MESKFWLVAQREYLTRVRKKSFLILTLLVPVLFAGFGFLIAKVAMADNDEIDVVRVLDQSPAQLGSRLKSTARLQFIPVQGPLEQAKSAYRKSDDGGLLYLPATITPEQNTGIQLYAKGNVSLRKQKAVEDALDKILAEEKLRGAGLSQEKLDALRSSVDVASINLDEEGKEKSSNALATSGISYALALLIYMFIFIYGVQIMRGVGEEKSSRIMEVMLSSVKPFQLMMGKIVGIAAVGLTQFLLWGVLSWGISVGVGSIVLDKFAPPKTEVAATSTQATAGSTATTATPAAAPSDDSQAAMQQATTGRLGVFKVLADLPLGTILFGFVAYFLGGYLLYGALFGAIGAAVDDQTDTQQFMFPITMPLILSYIIGVSVILRNPDGPVAFWMSMIPFTSPIAMVIRLPFGVPAWQLALSLLLLVVGFVGTVWVGARIYRVGVLMYGKKITYRELSKWMFYKG; from the coding sequence ATGGAATCGAAATTTTGGTTGGTTGCGCAACGCGAGTACCTAACGCGCGTCCGTAAAAAGAGCTTTCTGATCCTGACGCTGCTGGTGCCGGTGTTGTTTGCGGGTTTTGGCTTTCTGATAGCCAAGGTAGCTATGGCGGATAACGACGAAATTGACGTGGTACGGGTACTGGACCAAAGCCCAGCCCAGTTGGGTAGCCGCCTGAAATCAACGGCGCGGCTACAGTTTATCCCGGTGCAGGGGCCGCTGGAGCAAGCTAAGAGCGCATACCGCAAATCGGACGATGGTGGGCTGCTCTACCTGCCGGCTACCATCACGCCGGAGCAAAACACGGGCATTCAGCTCTACGCCAAAGGGAACGTGAGCCTGCGCAAGCAAAAGGCCGTGGAAGATGCGCTGGATAAAATACTGGCCGAGGAAAAGCTGCGCGGGGCTGGTTTGTCGCAGGAAAAGCTGGATGCGCTCCGATCTTCAGTAGATGTAGCCAGCATCAATCTGGATGAAGAAGGCAAGGAGAAAAGTAGCAACGCGCTAGCCACTTCGGGTATTTCCTACGCCCTAGCCCTGCTGATCTACATGTTCATCTTCATCTACGGCGTGCAGATCATGCGTGGGGTAGGAGAGGAAAAGTCGAGCCGGATAATGGAGGTAATGCTGTCGTCGGTGAAGCCGTTTCAGCTGATGATGGGCAAGATTGTGGGCATTGCGGCCGTGGGTCTCACGCAGTTCTTGTTGTGGGGCGTGCTCTCGTGGGGTATCTCAGTAGGGGTAGGGTCGATAGTGCTGGACAAGTTTGCGCCGCCCAAAACGGAGGTAGCGGCCACCAGCACACAGGCCACCGCAGGTAGCACTGCCACTACTGCTACCCCGGCAGCCGCACCATCCGACGATAGCCAAGCCGCCATGCAGCAGGCTACAACGGGGCGCCTGGGCGTTTTCAAGGTGCTGGCCGATCTGCCTCTTGGTACCATTCTGTTTGGGTTTGTGGCGTATTTCCTGGGCGGCTACCTATTATATGGAGCGCTGTTTGGGGCCATCGGCGCGGCTGTAGACGACCAGACGGACACCCAGCAGTTCATGTTTCCTATCACCATGCCCTTGATTTTGAGCTACATCATCGGCGTATCCGTGATTCTGCGCAATCCCGATGGACCAGTAGCTTTCTGGATGTCCATGATTCCGTTTACCTCGCCTATTGCCATGGTCATTCGCCTACCCTTTGGGGTGCCGGCGTGGCAGCTGGCCCTGTCGCTGCTGTTACTGGTGGTGGGCTTCGTTGGTACAGTATGGGTAGGGGCGCGCATCTACCGGGTAGGCGTGCTGATGTACGGCAAGAAAATAACCTACCGCGAGTTGTCGAAGTGGATGTTCTATAAAGGGTAG
- a CDS encoding DUF7935 family protein has protein sequence MDTTAYIFDLLKIILPALLVAGSIFYLVQQYFEKEQQRRLIELRLQSGKEVLPVRLQAYERIVLFLERITPSNLLVRLSSAGQSAPDYHRLLLQEIRAEYEHNLSQQLYMSPDAWQQVKQAKENVLTMINKAYHGLPQPQQARGTELAKRVLETVIADEVDPTTQALNVVKHEAIGLF, from the coding sequence ATGGATACTACCGCTTACATTTTTGACCTACTAAAGATTATTCTACCTGCCCTACTGGTAGCAGGCTCTATCTTTTATCTGGTGCAGCAATACTTCGAAAAAGAGCAACAGCGCCGCTTGATAGAGCTGCGCTTGCAAAGCGGTAAGGAAGTGCTGCCTGTGCGCTTGCAAGCCTACGAGCGAATAGTGCTGTTTTTGGAGCGCATCACGCCCAGCAACCTGCTGGTACGCCTGAGCAGCGCCGGCCAGTCGGCCCCCGACTACCACCGGTTGCTGCTCCAGGAAATCCGCGCTGAGTACGAGCACAATCTTTCCCAGCAGCTCTATATGAGCCCCGATGCATGGCAGCAGGTAAAGCAGGCTAAGGAAAACGTGCTCACCATGATTAACAAGGCCTACCACGGGTTGCCCCAACCCCAGCAAGCGCGCGGCACGGAGTTGGCCAAGCGCGTGCTCGAAACCGTCATTGCCGACGAGGTAGACCCCACCACCCAGGCGCTGAACGTGGTAAAACACGAGGCGATAGGGCTGTTTTAG
- a CDS encoding ChaN family lipoprotein, translating to MRFLLFLLLLVAPAVHAQDKPAYRLFTAAGKPANYDKMLAQLATADVVLFGEQHNDPIAHWLELQVARDLAQRKQGQLVLGFEMFERDVEPLVQQYNTGELTDQAFEADSRPWPNYATDYKPLLQLARQQKLRIVGTNVPRRYASQVAKGSLSALDALPSAEKAWLAPLPITVDFELPGYKNMQAMFGGDAAHSAGVQNIIQAQALKDATMAYFIRQSRQPGQTVLHFNGSYHSDNHDGIVWYLRQAEPQLKILTISTVSQEQLQKLDKDNRQKADYVVVVPTDMTKTY from the coding sequence ATGCGCTTCTTACTCTTCTTATTGCTACTCGTTGCACCGGCTGTACATGCCCAGGACAAGCCCGCCTACCGTCTGTTTACGGCTGCCGGCAAGCCCGCCAACTATGATAAAATGCTAGCACAGCTGGCTACAGCCGATGTGGTACTGTTTGGCGAACAGCACAACGACCCCATTGCGCACTGGCTGGAGTTGCAAGTAGCCCGCGACCTGGCCCAGCGCAAGCAAGGCCAGCTAGTGCTGGGCTTCGAGATGTTTGAGCGCGACGTAGAGCCGCTAGTGCAACAATACAACACTGGCGAGCTAACTGACCAAGCCTTCGAGGCCGACAGCCGCCCATGGCCTAACTACGCTACCGACTATAAGCCCCTACTACAACTGGCTCGCCAGCAAAAGTTGCGCATCGTGGGTACCAATGTGCCCCGCCGCTATGCCTCGCAGGTGGCTAAAGGTAGCCTTTCCGCCCTCGATGCTCTACCCTCCGCCGAAAAAGCCTGGCTGGCGCCCCTACCCATCACCGTCGATTTTGAGCTGCCAGGCTACAAGAACATGCAGGCCATGTTTGGAGGCGATGCGGCCCACAGCGCGGGCGTGCAGAACATCATTCAGGCCCAGGCCCTCAAAGATGCTACCATGGCTTATTTCATTCGGCAGAGCCGGCAGCCGGGCCAAACAGTGTTGCACTTCAACGGCAGCTACCACTCCGATAACCACGATGGCATTGTGTGGTACCTGCGCCAAGCAGAGCCGCAGCTAAAAATTCTGACTATCTCCACCGTATCGCAGGAGCAGTTGCAAAAGCTCGACAAAGACAACCGCCAAAAAGCCGACTACGTGGTAGTAGTGCCCACTGATATGACAAAGACGTATTGA
- a CDS encoding RNA polymerase sigma factor — MLAAPPDFLVLLNEYQPLLRRVCRLYCVDADDRQDLYQEIVTQLWQAWPRYQPRPDVKLSTWLYRVALNVAISDLRQRTRRPTSTHLDAAQLPNVPLPPADGPDTDDLHQLYRAINCLSDVDKAFVLLYLEERTYEEMADILGITQNNVRVKMHRVQEKLRQLLTQPA, encoded by the coding sequence ATGCTCGCCGCACCGCCCGACTTTCTGGTTTTGTTGAACGAGTACCAGCCACTCCTGCGGCGGGTATGCCGCTTGTACTGCGTCGATGCCGACGACCGGCAGGATTTGTACCAGGAAATAGTGACGCAATTGTGGCAAGCGTGGCCGCGCTACCAGCCCCGGCCCGATGTGAAGCTCAGCACGTGGCTGTACCGGGTGGCACTCAATGTAGCCATCAGCGACTTGCGCCAGCGCACCCGCCGCCCTACCTCCACTCACCTCGACGCGGCCCAACTACCCAATGTGCCCCTACCCCCCGCCGATGGCCCCGATACCGATGATCTGCACCAGCTGTACCGGGCCATCAACTGCCTTTCCGATGTAGACAAAGCGTTTGTGCTGCTCTATCTAGAAGAACGCACCTACGAGGAAATGGCTGATATTCTGGGTATCACGCAAAACAACGTGCGCGTGAAAATGCACCGCGTGCAGGAAAAACTTCGTCAACTCTTAACGCAACCCGCCTGA
- a CDS encoding ATP-dependent Clp protease ATP-binding subunit, with the protein MEAKFSNRVKEVISLSREEAIRLGHDYIGTEHLLLGMIREGEGTAIGLLKKLGVSVEELKYALEQATRNTATQGTSITGSIPLTKQTEKVLKITYLEAKIFKSEIIGTEHLLLSILRDEDNISSQILSKFNVNYESVRDSLDYHGAASNNPTNGPEADDDDNDRLFGGGQGRGGSGATPKKGNEKSRTPVLDNFGRDLTKLAEEDKLDPIVGREKEIERVAQILSRRKKNNPILIGEPGVGKTAIAEGLALRIIQKKVSRVLFNKRVVTLDLASLVAGTKYRGQFEERMKAVMNELEKSPDVILFIDELHTIVGAGGASGSLDASNMFKPALARGEIQCIGATTLDEYRQYIEKDGALARRFQMVMVDPTTPEETIEILHNIKDKYQDHHHVVYTDKAIEQCVKLSDRYMSDRFLPDKAIDILDEAGARVHINNIVVPEDILKLEEQIENIKVEKNRVVKSQKYEEAAKLRDTEKKLIDQLEQAKKDWEEETKKKRYTVKEENVAEVIAMMTGIPVSRVAQNESAKLLNMGEELKGKVIGQDKAIAQLVKAIQRTRVGLKDPKKPIGSFVFLGPTGVGKTELAKVLANYLFDKEESLVRIDMSEYMEKFSVSRLVGAPPGYVGYEEGGQLTEKIRRKPYSVVLLDEIEKAHPDVYNLLLQVLDDGILTDGLGRKVDFRNTIIIMTSNIGARDLADFGVGIGFGTKARTENLDEITKGTITNALRKTFSPEFLNRLDDVIVFNSLEKKDIHQIIDISLSKLLSRIQSLGYRVELTEAAKDFVAEKGYDPKFGARPLNRAIQKYIEDPIAEEILKAQIAHGDVITADYTEGAEELTFAVSKSDEAPDLASDERPEETPAPDDASDKKDK; encoded by the coding sequence ATGGAAGCTAAATTCTCAAACCGAGTCAAGGAAGTGATTTCCCTGAGCCGGGAAGAAGCCATCCGGCTCGGTCACGATTATATCGGTACCGAACACTTATTGCTGGGCATGATTCGCGAAGGGGAAGGCACCGCCATTGGGCTGCTCAAGAAATTGGGTGTCTCGGTGGAGGAGCTAAAGTATGCCCTGGAACAAGCTACCCGTAATACGGCTACGCAGGGCACGAGCATTACCGGCTCTATCCCGCTGACGAAACAGACTGAAAAAGTCCTTAAAATCACCTATCTGGAGGCGAAAATCTTCAAAAGTGAGATTATCGGCACCGAGCACCTGCTCCTGTCGATCTTGCGCGATGAGGACAACATCTCTTCTCAGATTCTCAGCAAATTCAACGTGAACTACGAATCTGTACGTGACTCGCTGGACTACCACGGTGCCGCGAGCAACAACCCCACCAACGGCCCTGAGGCCGACGACGACGACAACGACCGGCTGTTTGGCGGTGGCCAGGGCCGCGGCGGCTCCGGTGCTACCCCCAAGAAAGGCAACGAGAAGTCGCGCACGCCTGTGCTCGACAACTTCGGCCGCGACCTGACCAAACTCGCCGAAGAAGACAAACTCGACCCAATTGTAGGTCGCGAGAAAGAGATTGAGCGCGTTGCTCAAATTCTGTCGCGCCGCAAGAAGAACAACCCGATCCTGATTGGTGAGCCTGGTGTTGGTAAAACTGCCATTGCTGAAGGCCTGGCCCTACGCATCATCCAGAAAAAAGTGTCGCGCGTGCTGTTCAACAAGCGCGTGGTGACGCTGGATCTGGCTTCGCTGGTAGCTGGTACCAAATACCGTGGTCAGTTTGAGGAGCGCATGAAGGCCGTGATGAACGAGCTGGAGAAGTCGCCCGACGTAATTCTGTTCATTGACGAGCTGCACACGATTGTAGGTGCCGGTGGAGCTTCGGGCTCGCTGGATGCCAGCAACATGTTCAAGCCGGCCTTGGCCCGTGGCGAAATTCAATGCATTGGTGCCACTACCCTCGACGAGTACCGTCAGTACATCGAGAAGGATGGTGCCTTGGCCCGTCGTTTCCAGATGGTAATGGTAGATCCTACCACGCCCGAGGAAACCATCGAAATCCTGCACAACATCAAGGACAAGTATCAGGACCACCACCACGTGGTGTACACTGATAAGGCCATTGAGCAGTGTGTGAAGTTGTCGGACCGCTACATGTCGGACCGTTTCCTACCCGACAAGGCCATCGACATTCTGGACGAAGCTGGTGCCCGCGTGCACATCAACAACATCGTGGTGCCCGAGGATATTCTCAAGCTCGAAGAGCAGATTGAGAATATCAAAGTCGAGAAAAACCGCGTGGTGAAGTCGCAGAAATACGAGGAAGCCGCTAAGCTCCGCGACACGGAGAAGAAGCTGATTGATCAACTCGAGCAGGCCAAAAAGGACTGGGAAGAGGAGACCAAGAAGAAGCGCTACACCGTGAAAGAGGAGAACGTGGCCGAGGTTATTGCTATGATGACCGGCATCCCCGTTTCGCGCGTGGCCCAGAACGAAAGCGCTAAGCTGCTCAACATGGGTGAGGAGCTAAAAGGCAAGGTAATCGGCCAAGACAAGGCTATTGCCCAGCTTGTGAAAGCTATTCAGCGTACCCGTGTAGGCTTGAAAGATCCGAAAAAGCCAATTGGCTCGTTCGTGTTCCTTGGCCCAACTGGTGTAGGTAAGACCGAACTGGCGAAAGTGCTGGCGAACTACCTCTTCGACAAGGAAGAGTCGCTGGTGCGCATCGACATGTCGGAATACATGGAGAAATTCAGCGTATCGCGCCTGGTGGGCGCGCCTCCCGGCTACGTGGGGTACGAAGAGGGCGGTCAGCTGACGGAGAAAATCCGCCGCAAGCCATACTCGGTCGTACTGCTCGACGAGATTGAGAAAGCGCACCCCGACGTATACAACCTGCTGTTGCAGGTACTGGACGACGGTATCCTGACCGACGGGTTGGGCCGCAAGGTAGACTTCCGGAACACCATCATCATTATGACCTCGAACATCGGGGCACGTGATTTGGCTGACTTCGGGGTCGGTATTGGCTTCGGCACAAAAGCCCGCACCGAGAACCTGGACGAGATTACGAAGGGTACTATCACCAACGCCCTGCGTAAGACGTTCTCGCCGGAGTTCCTCAACCGTTTGGACGACGTGATTGTCTTCAACTCTTTGGAGAAAAAAGACATCCACCAGATCATCGACATTTCGCTGTCGAAGTTGCTGTCGCGTATTCAGTCGTTGGGCTACCGCGTGGAGCTAACCGAAGCCGCTAAGGATTTTGTGGCTGAAAAAGGCTACGATCCGAAGTTTGGCGCTCGTCCGCTGAACCGGGCTATTCAGAAGTATATCGAAGATCCGATTGCAGAGGAAATCCTGAAGGCACAAATCGCCCACGGCGACGTTATCACGGCTGATTACACGGAAGGCGCTGAAGAGTTGACTTTCGCTGTTAGCAAGAGTGATGAAGCCCCCGATTTGGCCAGCGACGAACGCCCGGAAGAAACTCCGGCCCCGGACGACGCTTCGGATAAGAAGGATAAGTAA